A region of Epinephelus fuscoguttatus linkage group LG1, E.fuscoguttatus.final_Chr_v1 DNA encodes the following proteins:
- the mafbb gene encoding LOW QUALITY PROTEIN: v-maf avian musculoaponeurotic fibrosarcoma oncogene homolog Bb (The sequence of the model RefSeq protein was modified relative to this genomic sequence to represent the inferred CDS: inserted 2 bases in 1 codon), with the protein MPLTTNPQPRASPITXDGRRKTPMDFVSDFDLMKFGVKKEAMQGMDRSFIGPCSQLQRPDSVSSTPGSTPCNSVPSSPNLNPNEQRNNAGGNHFWIPNNGGYPQQMYPQAFGLTPEDAMEALIGATAQQGHPSVPHGHHPPPFQAEYEGYGHLSEPVQHYPGLSGHPDMQGIPSSHCQDPYLKEDVGCASPESPEDQQVLGAHHQQQHSRHDRRSNAENHFSDDQLVSMSVRELNRLLRGLSKDEVMRLKQKRRTLKNRGYAQSCRYKRVQQKHVLEHEKTSLVSQVEQLKHELNRLMRERDAYKQKCEKLSGANCYHETGSTSDNPSSPEYLM; encoded by the coding sequence AAAACCCCCATGGATTTCGTCAGCGATTTCGACTTGATGAAGTTCGGCGTTAAGAAGGAGGCGATGCAGGGGATGGACCGCTCGTTCATCGGGCCATGCAGCCAGCTCCAAAGACCGGACTCTGTTTCCTCCACCCCTGGCAGTACCCCTTGCAACTCGGTACCCTCTTCACCAAACCTCAATCCAAACGAGCAGAGAAATAACGCCGGGGGCAACCACTTCTGGATACCCAACAACGGGGGTTACCCTCAGCAAATGTACCCCCAAGCTTTCGGTTTGACACCCGAGGACGCAATGGAGGCCCTAATCGGCGCTACGGCGCAGCAGGGACACCCATCTGTGCCGCACGGCCACCATCCGCCACCTTTCCAAGCTGAATACGAAGGGTACGGACACCTCAGCGAGCCTGTCCAGCACTACCCGGGACTCTCGGGTCACCCCGACATGCAAGGCATCCCCAGCAGTCACTGCCAAGACCCATATCTCAAAGAAGACGTGGGGTGCGCGTCCCCAGAGTCTCCGGAGGACCAGCAGGTCCTCGGTGcgcaccaccagcagcagcacagccgCCACGACAGGCGATCCAACGCCGAGAACCACTTCTCAGACGACCAGCTGGTGTCCATGTCCGTCAGGGAGCTCAACCGACTCCTCAGAGGCCTCAGCAAGGACGAGGTGATGCGTCTGAAGCAGAAGCGCCGGACCCTGAAAAACAGAGGTTACGCACAGTCCTGCCGCTACAAGCGCGTCCAACAGAAACACGTTTTGGAGCACGAGAAGACGAGCCTGGTGTCACAGGTCGAGCAGCTGAAACATGAACTGAACAGACTGATGCGAGAGAGGGAtgcatacaaacaaaaatgtgagAAACTGTCCGGTGCAAACTGTTACCACGAAACTGGGTCTACCAGTGACAACCCTTCCTCACCCGAGTATTTAATGTGA